A stretch of Nitrospirota bacterium DNA encodes these proteins:
- the tnpB gene encoding IS66 family insertion sequence element accessory protein TnpB (TnpB, as the term is used for proteins encoded by IS66 family insertion elements, is considered an accessory protein, since TnpC, encoded by a neighboring gene, is a DDE family transposase.), with protein sequence MHGDKLRVYIAIGNTDMRKAINGLSILVESQMELNPLSGHMFVFSNKRRNMIKILYWDQNGFCLWQKRLEKDRFIWPESRQDVMEVEQRELMWLLEGLDVSNMKGHGRLSYRGVI encoded by the coding sequence ATGCATGGGGATAAGCTGAGAGTGTATATAGCGATAGGGAATACGGATATGCGGAAGGCAATAAACGGATTGTCGATCCTGGTGGAAAGCCAGATGGAGTTAAATCCGTTATCAGGGCATATGTTCGTCTTTTCAAATAAGAGGCGCAACATGATAAAGATACTGTACTGGGATCAGAACGGATTCTGTCTGTGGCAGAAGCGGTTGGAGAAGGACAGGTTTATCTGGCCGGAGTCAAGGCAAGATGTAATGGAAGTGGAGCAGAGGGAACTTATGTGGCTGTTGGAGGGACTGGATGTCAGTAATATGAAGGGGCATGGCAGGCTGAGTTACAGGGGAGTAATCTGA
- a CDS encoding Fic family protein, with protein MRQFPKYDTSGLVEAHYEPGSRCRVLRNKLGIKLRREMDRAEIDALAHALKKLAGMFGPEHRFTANDVCSIHGVWLGDIYEWAGKYRQVNISKGEFLFAGAAQIPKLMKDFERGVLKEFTPCNFKTLEEVARAIATVHVELVLIHPFREGNGRAARLLADLMAMQANYYPLDYTGISKGKQRKAYFRAVQEGMNRNYRPMIEIFDRVVSRTLKEAQQ; from the coding sequence ATGAGACAATTCCCAAAATACGATACCTCCGGCCTTGTCGAGGCCCACTACGAGCCTGGGTCGCGTTGCCGTGTCCTCAGAAACAAGCTTGGCATCAAACTCAGGCGGGAGATGGACAGGGCCGAAATCGATGCACTGGCACACGCCCTGAAAAAACTCGCTGGGATGTTTGGTCCGGAACACAGATTCACGGCCAACGACGTATGCAGCATCCATGGGGTATGGCTTGGTGATATATACGAATGGGCTGGCAAGTACCGGCAGGTCAATATCAGCAAGGGGGAATTCCTGTTTGCCGGCGCTGCACAGATTCCAAAGCTCATGAAAGACTTCGAGCGGGGAGTCCTCAAAGAGTTCACGCCATGCAATTTCAAGACCCTTGAGGAAGTGGCGAGAGCCATTGCCACGGTGCATGTAGAGCTTGTGCTAATCCATCCATTCAGAGAAGGCAATGGCAGGGCGGCCCGTCTGCTTGCAGACCTGATGGCTATGCAGGCGAATTATTATCCCCTTGATTACACAGGTATCAGCAAAGGCAAGCAGCGCAAAGCATACTTCAGGGCGGTGCAGGAGGGAATGAACAGGAACTATCGACCTATGATTGAGATTTTCGACCGCGTGGTTTCAAGGACTTTGAAGGAGGCTCAACAATGA
- a CDS encoding winged helix-turn-helix domain-containing protein: MLQRLFSSTVRADILALLLNNPNEKFYVREIANILRKNPSGVKRELDNLEKMGILVSERVANLRYFQANTNSPFFPELRNLITKSLGLPGALKSVLRASGVKAAFITGPYAEGLATDSIDLFVIGGGASLKESFENIEKEFKVTINIRQVSEADFRKMKKQMTGEMKKITKGKKMILFGRI, from the coding sequence ATGTTGCAGAGACTATTCTCCTCAACTGTAAGGGCCGATATCCTGGCGTTGCTTTTGAATAACCCGAACGAGAAGTTCTATGTTCGGGAGATTGCAAATATCCTGCGGAAAAATCCATCCGGAGTCAAGAGAGAACTTGATAACCTTGAGAAGATGGGCATACTCGTCAGTGAGAGGGTTGCCAATCTGAGATATTTTCAGGCAAACACAAATTCCCCCTTTTTCCCCGAACTCAGAAATCTGATAACAAAATCACTTGGCCTGCCAGGTGCCCTGAAGTCTGTATTGCGGGCTTCCGGGGTCAAGGCTGCCTTTATTACCGGTCCCTATGCCGAGGGACTTGCAACTGATTCTATCGATCTTTTTGTTATAGGTGGTGGAGCTTCTTTAAAGGAGTCATTTGAGAACATTGAAAAAGAGTTTAAAGTGACGATTAACATCAGACAGGTTTCAGAGGCAGACTTCAGAAAGATGAAGAAGCAGATGACTGGGGAGATGAAAAAGATAACAAAAGGGAAAAAGATGATTCTCTTCGGAAGGATCTGA
- the lpxC gene encoding UDP-3-O-acyl-N-acetylglucosamine deacetylase, producing the protein MRLQRTIKKRATFEGIGLHTGRVTKITLKPAPRDAGIVFIRTDRRTIIKAHIGSVVDTAFATTIGYNGTRIKTIEHLLSTLSGIGIDNIIIEVNGPEIPILDGSSTELVNVILGAGISKQDGKRSFIRITKPITLNDGHTEVTAIPYNGRRLTYSIHFKHHSFGTQNLSLDLDEEVFIRDIAPARTFGFLKNVEMLRANGLAKGGSFDNAIVIGDHGILNETGLRFDDEFVRHKILDLIGDLSLIGYPIHGHIIADRAGHSSHVRFLRKLLSSVDSWELVSHETELSQCYAAVYN; encoded by the coding sequence ATGCGACTACAGAGAACGATAAAAAAGAGAGCAACATTTGAGGGGATAGGACTTCACACAGGACGTGTTACAAAGATCACTCTCAAACCGGCTCCGCGTGACGCGGGAATCGTATTTATAAGAACCGACCGCAGGACCATCATAAAGGCCCACATCGGTTCAGTCGTGGACACGGCCTTTGCAACCACTATAGGATATAACGGTACACGGATAAAGACCATTGAACACCTGCTTTCAACGCTCTCGGGTATAGGCATTGATAACATTATCATTGAGGTCAACGGCCCGGAAATTCCCATTCTTGATGGAAGCTCTACTGAACTCGTCAATGTAATTCTGGGGGCCGGAATCTCAAAGCAGGACGGGAAGCGCTCCTTCATCCGTATCACAAAGCCAATTACGCTCAATGACGGCCATACAGAAGTCACGGCGATTCCATACAACGGAAGGCGACTGACTTACAGTATCCATTTCAAACACCACTCATTCGGCACTCAGAACCTGAGTCTTGACCTCGATGAAGAGGTATTTATCAGGGATATAGCCCCTGCCCGGACCTTTGGTTTTCTTAAAAATGTGGAGATGCTCAGGGCTAACGGACTTGCAAAGGGTGGCTCATTTGACAATGCAATAGTTATAGGCGATCACGGGATACTCAATGAAACAGGATTGAGGTTTGACGATGAATTTGTCAGGCATAAAATACTCGACCTGATAGGAGACCTCTCTCTCATCGGCTATCCCATTCATGGGCATATAATTGCTGACAGGGCCGGTCATTCCTCACATGTAAGGTTCCTCAGAAAACTCCTCTCTTCAGTGGATTCATGGGAACTCGTCTCCCATGAGACCGAACTCAGCCAGTGTTACGCCGCCGTTTACAATTAG
- a CDS encoding TldD/PmbA family protein — protein sequence MIDRDILSKAIKVALKHGGDYADIFVESKRSLSVQLEDGKIEKLLKGTDAGVGIRVIFQGKSAYGYTNEFSQGAILELAETVSKASKGPALQKTIDLRSINPKVDFVIKIPPEEVESRKKINMLKDADRTARAYNQSIKQVLVVYRESAQTVRIATSDGVMADDRRVHTLALVQVIAAEDGTIQTGYEPVGGHTGFELFDEHPLNVISEKAAGRAVMMLKARRAPAGRMPVVIASEAGGTMIHEAIGHGLEADLAGQGLSVYSEKLGQNVASSLITVIDDATLPNRRGSFRFDDEATPSQRTVLVDRGVLVAYMYDRLNALKEGKRSTTGNGRRESYQHRPIPRMSNTFIAPGTDSPEEIIRSVQQGLLVKKMGGGQVNTVTGDFVFEVQEGYIIKDGLVGEPVRGATLTGNGPQILKSMDMVASDLGFAIGTCGKDAQGVPVSDAMPTVRIPEIVVGGEVT from the coding sequence GTGATTGACCGGGATATATTGAGTAAGGCAATTAAAGTTGCACTGAAGCATGGAGGAGATTACGCCGATATATTTGTTGAATCAAAGAGGTCCTTATCCGTACAACTTGAGGACGGCAAGATCGAGAAACTCCTGAAAGGGACAGATGCAGGGGTTGGAATAAGGGTTATATTCCAGGGAAAATCCGCTTACGGATATACAAACGAATTCAGTCAAGGGGCAATACTTGAACTGGCGGAAACAGTAAGCAAGGCATCAAAAGGCCCTGCCCTGCAAAAGACGATTGATCTCAGAAGCATCAACCCGAAGGTTGACTTTGTTATAAAAATACCGCCCGAGGAGGTAGAATCCCGGAAAAAGATAAACATGCTGAAAGACGCCGACCGGACAGCTAGGGCCTACAATCAGAGCATCAAGCAGGTACTTGTGGTTTACAGGGAATCGGCTCAGACCGTCAGGATAGCAACATCCGACGGGGTCATGGCAGATGACAGGAGGGTGCATACGCTTGCCCTTGTCCAGGTAATTGCTGCTGAAGACGGTACAATCCAGACGGGTTATGAGCCGGTGGGCGGACATACAGGATTTGAGCTCTTTGATGAGCATCCGCTGAATGTCATCTCTGAAAAGGCAGCCGGCAGGGCTGTTATGATGCTGAAGGCCAGGAGGGCACCTGCCGGCCGTATGCCCGTGGTTATAGCCTCTGAAGCGGGCGGCACAATGATTCATGAGGCTATAGGACATGGCCTTGAGGCAGACCTTGCCGGGCAGGGTCTCTCTGTTTATTCAGAAAAACTGGGCCAAAATGTGGCATCCAGCCTGATAACCGTTATTGACGATGCAACCCTCCCCAACAGGAGAGGGTCTTTCAGATTCGATGACGAGGCAACCCCCTCACAGAGAACGGTACTTGTGGACAGGGGAGTGCTTGTGGCTTACATGTATGACAGGCTGAATGCCCTGAAAGAGGGAAAGAGATCAACAACAGGTAACGGCAGGCGGGAGTCTTACCAGCACAGGCCGATACCCCGCATGAGCAATACATTTATTGCACCCGGCACTGACTCTCCGGAGGAGATTATCAGGTCTGTGCAGCAGGGGCTCCTTGTTAAGAAGATGGGGGGAGGTCAGGTAAACACCGTCACCGGGGATTTTGTTTTCGAGGTTCAGGAGGGATACATCATAAAGGACGGACTCGTCGGAGAACCTGTAAGGGGAGCTACCCTGACAGGTAATGGACCGCAGATACTTAAATCCATGGATATGGTCGCATCCGACCTCGGGTTTGCCATCGGAACCTGCGGTAAGGATGCACAGGGAGTCCCTGTCTCTGATGCAATGCCTACAGTAAGGATTCCGGAAATAGTAGTTGGCGGTGAGGTAACATAG
- the mtnP gene encoding S-methyl-5'-thioadenosine phosphorylase produces the protein MIGLIGGSGLYEIPGFKVNERRAVETPYGLPSDEFMIGELSGRTVAFLPRHSFKHNIPPHKVNYRANIRGFKELGAERVIAVSAVGGINSSLSPGDIVLLNQLIDFTKSRVNTFYDGDDVVHVDFTEPYCPELRESFIQASESGGIKLRNGGTYICVEGPRLETAAEIAFFSSMNADVVGMTGMPEAVLARESELCYVALCVVTNLAAGISPVKLTTKEVVETMNRSTEDVKTLLSGAIGLVPQQRDCPCGEALRDAGM, from the coding sequence ATGATCGGTTTGATAGGTGGTAGCGGACTGTACGAGATTCCGGGGTTTAAGGTCAATGAGAGGAGGGCTGTTGAGACACCCTATGGTCTTCCTTCCGATGAATTCATGATTGGTGAGTTATCCGGGAGGACCGTGGCCTTTCTGCCGAGACACTCTTTTAAGCATAATATCCCCCCTCACAAGGTGAATTACCGTGCCAATATCCGGGGTTTTAAAGAACTGGGCGCAGAAAGGGTGATAGCCGTCAGTGCAGTGGGCGGCATTAACAGCAGTTTAAGCCCGGGGGATATCGTGCTCCTTAATCAGTTGATTGATTTTACAAAGTCCAGGGTAAATACTTTTTATGATGGTGATGATGTGGTGCATGTGGACTTTACAGAGCCGTATTGTCCGGAGTTGAGGGAGAGCTTTATCCAGGCATCTGAGTCCGGAGGGATAAAGCTCCGGAATGGCGGGACATATATATGTGTGGAGGGGCCGAGGCTTGAGACAGCGGCCGAGATCGCTTTTTTCAGCTCCATGAATGCCGATGTTGTCGGCATGACAGGCATGCCCGAGGCAGTGCTTGCACGTGAGAGTGAATTGTGTTATGTGGCCCTGTGTGTGGTTACGAACCTTGCAGCAGGAATTTCACCTGTGAAGCTTACTACTAAAGAGGTGGTTGAAACAATGAACAGAAGTACTGAAGATGTGAAGACCCTGTTGTCCGGGGCGATCGGATTGGTCCCTCAGCAGAGGGATTGTCCCTGCGGGGAGGCACTTAGAGATGCAGGAATGTGA
- a CDS encoding sigma-54 dependent transcriptional regulator produces MQECEAGVESILIVEDKKSMADMLKASLSSEGYKCIIALDGKEGIKQLQQRTVGVVVTDLKLPKKDGLEVLKAAQVEDPTLPVIIMTAYGTIEVAVEAMKQGAYDFITKPFDIDHLLVIVRRALEVRRLYRENLLLKEEVSSRTGLPRIIGVSDKIKDVVQKVQRVAPTKSTVLLHGESGTGKELFARAIHHLSMGKDNLFVPINCAAIPRELLESELFGHEKGAFTGAEARKLGKFELAHKGTIFLDEIAELEMSLQAKLLRVLQDHVIERVGGTRPIQVEVRVIAASNKDLASCIQEGKFREDLYYRLNVFPIFIPPLRERRDDIPMLAEFFVNKYAAEMKIKPKAISRETMKLLMEYNWKGNVREIENTIERAMILADGDTILPEHISLMALKVNSSIEGLPMDGPLEETTKAALKLAETLRIRKALESTRWNKTRAAELLKISYKTLLTKIKEYQIE; encoded by the coding sequence ATGCAGGAATGTGAGGCCGGAGTGGAGAGTATTCTGATAGTTGAGGACAAAAAGTCCATGGCTGATATGCTGAAGGCTTCCCTGAGCTCGGAGGGTTACAAATGTATTATAGCCCTTGACGGAAAGGAAGGTATAAAGCAGCTTCAGCAGAGGACTGTTGGCGTTGTTGTTACCGACCTTAAACTTCCGAAGAAGGATGGTCTGGAGGTGCTTAAGGCCGCCCAGGTTGAAGACCCCACGCTTCCTGTAATAATAATGACCGCATATGGAACCATAGAAGTAGCTGTGGAGGCGATGAAGCAGGGTGCCTATGATTTTATAACAAAGCCTTTTGACATAGATCATCTGCTCGTTATTGTCAGGAGGGCTCTGGAAGTGAGACGGCTTTACAGGGAAAACCTTCTTCTGAAAGAGGAGGTTTCTTCAAGGACAGGCCTGCCCAGGATTATAGGGGTGAGTGACAAGATCAAGGATGTGGTTCAGAAAGTCCAGAGGGTTGCCCCTACAAAGAGCACGGTCCTTTTGCATGGAGAGAGCGGTACAGGCAAGGAGCTCTTTGCAAGGGCGATACATCACCTGAGTATGGGCAAGGACAACCTTTTTGTTCCCATAAACTGTGCAGCCATTCCCCGTGAATTACTTGAAAGTGAGCTTTTTGGACATGAGAAGGGAGCATTTACAGGTGCTGAAGCAAGAAAGCTGGGAAAGTTTGAACTCGCGCACAAGGGTACGATCTTTCTTGACGAGATTGCAGAGCTTGAGATGTCGCTTCAGGCAAAGCTTTTGAGGGTTCTGCAGGACCACGTTATTGAGCGTGTTGGGGGTACAAGACCGATTCAGGTTGAGGTCAGGGTGATTGCAGCAAGTAACAAGGATCTGGCCTCCTGCATTCAGGAGGGTAAGTTCAGGGAGGATCTGTATTACAGGCTGAACGTCTTTCCCATATTTATCCCGCCGCTCAGGGAGAGAAGGGACGATATACCGATGCTTGCGGAGTTCTTTGTTAATAAATATGCCGCTGAGATGAAGATAAAACCGAAAGCAATATCACGTGAGACCATGAAGCTGCTCATGGAGTATAACTGGAAGGGAAATGTGAGGGAGATTGAAAACACAATCGAACGGGCAATGATCCTTGCAGATGGGGATACCATCCTGCCGGAGCATATCTCACTGATGGCGTTGAAAGTCAATTCTTCCATTGAGGGACTTCCGATGGATGGCCCCCTTGAGGAGACGACAAAGGCTGCCCTGAAACTTGCAGAGACGCTGAGGATCAGAAAGGCACTTGAGAGCACAAGGTGGAACAAGACACGGGCTGCGGAGTTACTGAAGATAAGCTATAAAACACTTCTTACAAAGATCAAGGAATATCAGATCGAGTAG
- a CDS encoding YebC/PmpR family DNA-binding transcriptional regulator, with protein MSGHSKWSQIKHKKAVVDVKRGKLFSKLAKEIAVAARLGGEDPAMNPRLRTAIEKAKEANMPHDNIKRAIQKGTGELPGASYEEAIYEGYGPGGVALLIEVLTDNKNRTVAEIRHLLGKHGGSLGEAGCVSWMFEKKGYILVEKSSTDEDTLMSIVIDAGAEDMKNDPSEAHYEIITAPEDLKKVKDVLLERGIPVSVAEITMLPKSCVSLDSSTAEKMIRLMEILEDLDDVQNVYANFDIPDEVMAKAEK; from the coding sequence ATGTCAGGACACTCCAAATGGTCTCAAATAAAACACAAAAAAGCCGTAGTTGACGTCAAGAGGGGCAAGCTCTTCTCAAAGCTTGCCAAGGAGATAGCTGTTGCTGCCAGGCTTGGGGGTGAGGATCCAGCAATGAATCCGAGGTTGAGAACGGCAATCGAGAAGGCAAAAGAGGCAAACATGCCTCACGATAATATAAAAAGGGCCATACAGAAGGGCACGGGTGAGTTGCCGGGTGCCTCATATGAGGAGGCCATCTATGAAGGATATGGCCCCGGCGGGGTGGCCCTGCTTATCGAGGTGCTTACGGACAACAAGAACCGTACAGTGGCAGAGATAAGACACCTGCTCGGCAAGCATGGCGGTAGTCTCGGTGAGGCAGGATGTGTCTCCTGGATGTTTGAAAAAAAGGGGTATATCCTTGTTGAGAAGTCGTCCACTGACGAGGATACGCTAATGAGTATTGTCATTGATGCGGGTGCAGAGGATATGAAGAATGATCCCAGTGAAGCTCACTACGAGATAATTACAGCCCCGGAAGACCTTAAAAAGGTTAAGGATGTGCTTCTGGAACGGGGTATCCCCGTATCCGTGGCGGAGATAACCATGCTTCCAAAGTCCTGTGTCTCCCTGGATAGTAGTACGGCAGAGAAGATGATCAGGCTCATGGAGATACTTGAAGACCTTGATGATGTACAGAATGTCTATGCAAACTTTGACATCCCTGATGAAGTGATGGCCAAGGCTGAAAAATAA
- a CDS encoding trypsin-like peptidase domain-containing protein yields MIVSVVLTLVTGTYALTPEEAINIRVYKEVSPSVVNITTTTLIRDFFSVYPRKGAGSGSIIDPAGYVLTNYHVIEGASEITVTLSNGNKYKATFVGADPENDIAIIRIPRVKGLIPLKLGDSERLQVGQKVYAIGNPFGLTSTLTTGIISALGRPLTTESGRVIENVIQTDAPINPGNSGGPLINTSGEVVAINTAIFSPSGGNVGIGFAIPVNTAKGLIPDLIKYGRVKRPWLGITGVPLWKELSAALRLPVDTGILVSEVDPKGPAARAGIRGGNRPVEISGIIFYLGGDIIIDIDGTRVTSMDDLKKAMMGRREGQVVPVKVVRGKGVLTLKVRVRLKS; encoded by the coding sequence TTGATAGTATCCGTAGTATTAACCCTGGTTACCGGCACTTACGCCCTTACCCCTGAGGAGGCGATCAACATAAGGGTTTACAAAGAGGTAAGCCCTTCGGTTGTCAATATCACCACCACTACCCTGATAAGGGATTTTTTTTCAGTATATCCCCGTAAGGGCGCCGGCTCCGGCTCCATAATCGACCCAGCAGGTTACGTGCTTACCAACTATCACGTGATAGAGGGTGCTTCAGAGATAACGGTTACCCTGAGTAACGGAAACAAGTACAAGGCAACGTTTGTCGGGGCTGACCCGGAAAACGATATAGCCATTATCCGGATACCCCGTGTGAAGGGCTTGATTCCCCTGAAGCTTGGTGATTCGGAGAGACTTCAGGTTGGTCAGAAGGTCTATGCCATAGGCAATCCCTTTGGGCTTACCTCTACCCTTACCACAGGGATTATCAGTGCCCTGGGGCGGCCTTTGACAACAGAGTCCGGCAGGGTGATAGAGAATGTTATTCAGACTGATGCACCAATAAATCCGGGAAACTCGGGCGGCCCCCTGATAAACACATCAGGAGAGGTCGTTGCTATAAATACCGCCATCTTCAGCCCGTCGGGAGGCAATGTCGGGATCGGGTTTGCCATACCGGTAAATACGGCAAAGGGCCTGATACCCGATCTGATCAAGTACGGCCGGGTGAAGAGGCCCTGGCTTGGAATAACAGGCGTGCCGCTCTGGAAGGAACTGTCCGCTGCATTGAGGCTCCCTGTTGATACAGGTATACTCGTTTCCGAGGTGGACCCGAAAGGCCCGGCTGCAAGGGCCGGTATCAGGGGTGGCAACAGACCCGTTGAGATCAGCGGAATAATTTTTTATCTCGGGGGAGACATAATAATTGATATTGACGGGACCAGGGTGACCTCAATGGATGATTTGAAGAAGGCCATGATGGGCAGGAGAGAGGGACAGGTGGTGCCTGTAAAGGTTGTCAGGGGCAAAGGGGTGCTGACACTTAAAGTAAGAGTGAGGTTGAAATCATGA
- the glmU gene encoding bifunctional UDP-N-acetylglucosamine diphosphorylase/glucosamine-1-phosphate N-acetyltransferase GlmU: MKKALACVVLAAGQGTRMRSTIPKVLHRLNGIPMIHYVLRAVSGLGPERVIVVAGRHNEKVLKGALKSGDVRFALQKTPLGTAHALMSAVRALRGFQGDILVLNGDTPLVSTITVRKFITKHRRARKSLSLLSFIAEDPTGYGRVLRDRSGTPLGIREEKDATEDERAINEVNSGIYLFKPQTLTLLKKIGLNSKKGEYYLTDILEIACQKGLSCGVYCSGDEREFMGINTTEELLRAQRILREKTVRYWLERDVSFMDETAVYIHPDVVIGEGTHIYPNVYLEGKTSIGSGCVIYPDVRITDSTVGDGVTIKDSSVIESAEIQGNTIIGPFARLRPGTRIMKDARIGNFVEVKASTIGEGAKAQHLTYIGDADVGKKVNIGAGTITCNYDGVKKHRTVIEDNVFIGSDTQLVAPVRVEKGAYVGAGSTITRDVPPGALAISRSPERCIKGWAKKRKKKK; encoded by the coding sequence ATGAAGAAGGCACTTGCCTGTGTGGTGCTTGCTGCCGGACAGGGGACGAGAATGAGATCAACCATCCCAAAGGTGCTGCACAGGCTTAACGGTATCCCGATGATTCATTATGTCCTGCGTGCAGTGTCAGGGCTTGGGCCTGAGAGGGTTATTGTTGTTGCGGGAAGGCATAATGAGAAGGTTTTAAAGGGAGCGCTGAAATCAGGGGACGTTCGGTTTGCCCTGCAGAAGACGCCGCTTGGCACAGCCCATGCCCTCATGAGTGCGGTAAGGGCGCTCAGGGGTTTTCAGGGAGACATCCTTGTTCTCAATGGTGATACACCGCTCGTCAGTACCATAACCGTCAGGAAGTTCATAACAAAACACAGACGTGCGAGGAAGAGTCTCAGCCTGCTCTCCTTTATTGCAGAGGACCCGACCGGGTATGGAAGGGTTTTAAGGGACAGATCCGGCACTCCCCTCGGGATAAGGGAGGAAAAGGATGCCACTGAAGATGAGAGGGCAATAAACGAGGTAAACAGCGGCATCTATCTCTTTAAGCCCCAAACCCTGACCCTGCTGAAGAAGATAGGACTTAACAGCAAAAAGGGTGAATATTATCTTACGGATATCCTGGAGATTGCCTGTCAGAAGGGGTTGTCATGCGGAGTTTACTGCTCCGGTGACGAGAGGGAGTTTATGGGTATCAATACCACGGAGGAGCTGCTGAGGGCCCAGAGGATATTGCGGGAGAAGACAGTCAGGTACTGGCTTGAGAGGGATGTGAGTTTTATGGATGAGACAGCGGTTTATATTCATCCGGATGTGGTTATAGGTGAAGGCACACATATCTACCCCAATGTTTATCTTGAGGGAAAGACGAGTATCGGCAGCGGATGCGTCATCTATCCGGATGTAAGAATAACGGACAGCACCGTAGGTGACGGGGTCACCATAAAGGATTCGTCGGTTATTGAATCAGCCGAAATACAGGGCAATACAATTATAGGTCCCTTTGCCAGGCTGAGGCCCGGAACAAGGATTATGAAGGATGCGAGGATCGGTAATTTTGTTGAGGTGAAGGCATCAACCATAGGTGAGGGTGCAAAGGCGCAGCATCTCACATATATCGGAGATGCAGATGTGGGAAAGAAGGTAAATATAGGGGCGGGCACAATCACATGTAATTATGACGGGGTGAAAAAACACAGGACGGTTATAGAGGACAATGTCTTTATAGGGAGTGATACGCAGCTTGTTGCACCTGTGAGGGTGGAAAAGGGGGCCTATGTGGGTGCCGGGTCAACCATAACAAGGGATGTTCCCCCAGGTGCCCTTGCCATCAGCAGGTCTCCGGAGAGGTGTATAAAAGGCTGGGCGAAGAAAAGGAAGAAGAAAAAATAA